Proteins found in one Aspergillus chevalieri M1 DNA, chromosome 2, nearly complete sequence genomic segment:
- the MEF2 gene encoding mitochondrial elongation factor MEF2 (COG:J;~EggNog:ENOG410PGST;~InterPro:IPR000640,IPR027417,IPR035647,IPR005225, IPR041095,IPR035649,IPR031157,IPR000795,IPR004161, IPR009022,IPR030851,IPR020568,IPR009000;~PFAM:PF14492,PF00009,PF00679,PF03144;~go_component: GO:0005739 - mitochondrion [Evidence IEA];~go_function: GO:0003924 - GTPase activity [Evidence IEA];~go_function: GO:0005525 - GTP binding [Evidence IEA];~go_process: GO:0032790 - ribosome disassembly [Evidence IEA]) codes for MVATPLLRISPQAMALKPGSIAARRLGTLKSLPVSNRKLFSTSSAKWAEALERTRNIGIIAHIDAGKTTTTERMLYYSGFTRRIGDVDEGSTVTDFLPAERARGITIQSAAITFHWPPGSPGDKNTVTLQESQPRSAVPHTINLIDTPGHADFTFEVMRSLRILDGAVCILDGVAGVEAQTEQVWHQASTYRIPRLVYVNKLDRDGAAFGRTVKEVGSRLGGWPAVCQIPWFEGGDGRFVGVADVVNIHGLRWSEGDGKSVKMLDLQQLDQEESQLAAELRRARAALVELLSEHDDELVEKFFECDEDHLAVPPQDILNSLRRCLIENKSSRVIPVFAGASFRNIGVQPLLDSVINLLPSPLETADPEVSIGNVKGGLRRLLSGDLLVEQNEKQAASGGKKQKSKKNLQAESQSSIERLQGCGLAFKVVNDAKRGVLVYVRVYSGSLDRNSTLFNTNLNISERVPRLLKMYANDAVEVDSIPAGHIGVVVGLKHARTGDTLVSYAGHKSTPPEPLNTLQLRPIGVPPPVFFAGVEPHSLSEEKKLEESLALLLREDPSLHVTVDEDSGQTLLSGMGELHLEIARDRLLNDLKAKASMGRIEIGYREAPLGASTPVTRIFDKEIAGRKGKAGCTAVVEPWDPYMDSTNSEGNDILSIITHENNQIIITTPNLQVETNKKGIEESPLLPAGLDIPTFRAALQNGVFAALARGPQFTFPMHSTRVTLTFNATEHLYGTDTTASAVSSAARLSTTAALRTLLPPPSSPQSAPGTSPTPGTALMEPLMNVIISVDEASLGAVVHDISSSRGGQIISLDEDLTLPTTDLASSPTSSYSPPQQPPEDLPPIDTSKVYAPRDPFETTSIGGGSLGNTDPVSGSANRPRTIAAKVPLKEMVGYLKHLRSLTAGRGTFVMSVDRFERMSAPRQKAVLIELRGGL; via the coding sequence ACCACGACGGAACGGATGCTCTACTACAGTGGGTTTACGCGCAGAATCGGAGACGTGGATGAGGGTTCTACAGTGACGGACTTCCTTCCCGCGGAACGAGCTCGGGGTATCACCATTCAGTCTGCAGCGATTACATTCCATTGGCCTCCGGGATCGCCTGGGGACAAGAACACGGTAACACtgcaggaatcacaacccagatCTGCGGTTCCTCATACGATCAATCTCATTGACACTCCCGGACATGCAGACTTTACATTCGAGGTCATGCGATCTTTGCGCATCCTGGACGGGGCCGTCTGTATTCTGGATGGCGTTGCGGGTGTCGAAGCTCAGACGGAGCAGGTCTGGCATCAAGCTAGCACATACCGGATTCCAAGACTAGTGTATGTCAACAAACTCGATCGTGATGGAGCGGCCTTCGGACGGACGGTAAAAGAAGTAGGATCGAGACTTGGAGGCTGGCCGGCTGTCTGTCAGATACCGTGGTTTGAAGGCGGAGATGGCCGCTTTGTGGGAGTCGCGGACGTGGTCAACATTCATGGTCTACGATGGAGCGAAGGCGACGGCAAGTCTGTAAAGATGTTGGATCTCCAGCAATTGGACCAGGAAGAAAGCCAATTGGCGGCGGAGCTTCGGCGTGCACGGGCTGCTTTGGTCGAGCTTCTGAGCGAGCATGACGACGAGTTGGTCGAGAAGTTCTTTGAATGCGACGAGGATCACTTAGCGGTTCCGCCCCAAGACATCCTCAACAGTCTCCGCCGTTGTCTTATTGAAAACAAATCGAGTAGGGTTATTCCCGTGTTCGCAGGCGCCAGTTTCCGCAACATTGGGGTGCAGCCTCTACTAGACTCTGTGATCAACCTTCTTCCTAGTCCGCTCGAGACTGCAGACCCGGAGGTCAGCATCGGAAATGTCAAGGGTGGCCTTCGAAGACTGCTTTCAGGGGACCTCCTAGTGGAACAGAATGAGAAGCAAGCCGCGTCTGGCggcaagaagcagaagagtAAGAAGAACCTGCAGGCAGAATCACAGAGCTCCATCGAGAGACTCCAGGGCTGTGGTCTAGCCTTCAAGGTGGTTAATGACGCCAAGCGGGGAGTTCTGGTGTACGTGCGAGTTTACTCAGGATCACTAGATCGAAACAGCACTCTGTTCAACACCAACCTCAATATCTCAGAACGTGTGCCCCGTCTTTTGAAGATGTACGCCAACGACGCTGTCGAGGTGGACTCGATCCCCGCGGGCCATATTGGTGTCGTGGTTGGTCTGAAGCATGCGCGGACGGGAGATACCCTGGTCTCGTATGCCGGACACAAGTCAACACCTCCAGAGCCATTAAACACGCTACAGCTCCGTCCTATTGGTGTCCCTCCGCCGGTGTTTTTCGCTGGTGTAGAGCCGCACAGTCTGAGCGAGGAAAAGAAGCTCGAAGAATCGCTGGCGCTTCTCTTACGAGAAGACCCCAGTTTGCATGTGACAGTCGATGAAGACTCAGGGCAGACGCTTTTGAGTGGGATGGGCGAGCTACATCTTGAGATTGCTCGGGATCGGCTTCTCAACGACCTCAAGGCTAAGGCCAGCATGGGTCGGATTGAGATTGGGTACCGTGAAGCACCGTTGGGAGCTTCTACCCCTGTGACCAGAATCTTTGACAAAGAAATTGCCGGCCGTAAGGGCAAGGCTGGTTGCACTGCGGTGGTCGAGCCCTGGGATCCATACATGGATTCCACCAATTCCGAAGGCAACGACATCCTCTCTATCATCACACACGAAAACAACCAAATCATCATCACTACACCAAACCTCCAGGTCGAAACTAACAAAAAAGGCATCGAGGAGAGCCCTCTCCTCCCAGCTGGCCTGGACATTCCAACTTTCCGCGCAGCTCTCCAAAATGGTGTTTTCGCCGCCCTCGCCCGCGGTCCCCAATTCACCTTCCCCATGCACAGCACACGAGTCACCCTTACCTTCAACGCAACCGAACACCTCTATGGCACGGACACTACCGCGTCCGCCGTCTCTTCCGCCGCTCGGCTCTCCACAACGGCCGCTCTACGCACCCTCCTCCCTccaccttcttctcctcagtCAGCGCCAGGAACATCTCCCACGCCGGGTACTGCCCTCATGGAACCCCTCATGAATGTAATTATCTCTGTCGACGAAGCCTCTCTTGGCGCTGTCGTCCACGACATTTCCTCTTCCCGCGGCGGCCAAATTATCTCTCTAGACGAAGACCTCACCCTTCCCACAACCGACCTCGCCTCTTCCCCTACATCATCAtactcccctcctcaacaaCCACCCGAGGACCTACCTCCTATCGACACTAGCAAGGTCTACGCACCCCGTGATCCCTTCGAGACAACCTCCATCGGCGGCGGGTCTCTAGGGAACACGGACCCTGTGTCTGGATCGGCAAATCGCCCGCGGACTATAGCCGCAAAGGTACCGTTGAAGGAAATGGTCGGGTATCTAAAGCATTTGAGAAGTTTGACAGCGGGTCGTGGCACGTTTGTCATGAGTGTGGATCGGTTTGAGCGGATGAGTGCGCCGAGGCAGAAGGCGGTTTTGATAGAGTTAAGAGGTGGGCTATGA